A segment of the Lolium perenne isolate Kyuss_39 chromosome 3, Kyuss_2.0, whole genome shotgun sequence genome:
acccacaagtataggggatcgcaacagtcttcgagggaagtaaaacccaatttattgattcgacacaaggggaggtaaagaatacttataaggcttaacaactgagtcgtcaattcagctgcacctggaaaagcactagtaacaggggtgatgtgaaagtagcagtaatatgagagcaatagtaacaagaataacagcagcagtaatagcaatatgagagcaatggcgccggaaaatagttgatactacttccaatgacatgtagaataagtatatgatgatgagagatggaccggggttcccagcgatctacactagtggtaactctccaataagtgacaagtgttgggtgaacaaattacagttgggcaattgataggattcaaagcattaagatagaacatcaggcttattaattatgtaggcatgttttccgtatatagtcgtacgtgctcgcaatgagaaacttgcacaacatcttttgtcctaccagccggtggcagccgggcctcaagggaaactactggatattaaggtactccttttaatagagcaccggagcaaagcattaacacaccgtgaaaacatgtgatcctcacatcactaccatcccctccggttgtcccgatttctgtcacttcggggccattggttccggacagtgacatgtgcatacaacttgtagatacaatctaagcaattcatatagagcttaaatctaagatcatgccactcgggccctagtgacaagcattaagaataacaagattgcagcaacaataacttcacaaactttatagatagactaatcataatgtatcatccatcggatcccaacaaacacaacaccgattacatcagatgaatctcaatcatgtaaggcagctcatgagaccattgtattgaagtacatgggggagagtataccgacatagctactgctagaactcgtagtccatgggggaactactcacggagcatggcggaggcggtggctttgatggagatggcttccgggggcacttccccgtcccggcagggtgccgggacagagttctgtcccccgaattggagtttcgtgacggtggcggcgcccctggagtctttctggagtttcgtcaattggtgatgcgtttttaggtcgaaagggattttataggcgaagaggcggcgcaggggggcacctgggggcgccacaccctaggccggcgcggcctaggcctggcccacgccgccatgtggtgtggtggccccctggcccctctccgactcttcttcggtgttctggagccttccggagaaaataggaggtttggcgttgatttcgtccaattccgagaatattgcccaaacagcctttctggaaccaaaaacagcagaaaacaggaactggcactgtggcatcttgttaataggttagttccggaaaacgcataaaaacatcataaagtgcaagcaaaacatgtaagtattgtcataaaacaagcatggaacgacagaaattatggatacgtcggggacgtatcaacggGTTTCTCCCATACCATTCTTACCAAATTCGTAAACCCTTCCCTATGCaaccatccaagttcaaatttgaatggaCGTTTGCCAGGAGGTCTAGGTGAGCCAGTGGTAATGAGTATGGGAGCATGATCCGACAAGGATTCAATACGATGTAGAGCACGTACAGAAACCATATGGTATTTCAATTTCCAATATGAATTCGTAAGTACTGTATCTAATTTCTCATAAGTGGGAGGCGTGAGGGAGTTTCCCAAGTGAATTGTCTCCCCACCATTGCAAACTCTCTCAAGTCCAAACTATCAATGACAACATTGAACATGAAAGTCCAATGATGGTCAAACCGGACTATATTCTTTTCGTGAGGAAATAGAAGAAAAATGAAATCTCCTTCAATAAGATTGGATGcggattatactttgcaagattaacCAATTCACGTAGAAAAACATGCTTAAATTCAGCTTGGGCAGCACCATAAACAGTGACCAAACTCCACGTGAAGTTGTCAGTTTTATTAAGGTTATGGAGCTTTATGTGATAGtctctctctcccccccccccccgcgcaatATGCAACACTTCCATGGAAGAATGTAGAACACCAATTAACATACCCCCAGAACAACCCCGCGGTGGATGGGAACCCCAAGTGAAGTCTATCCCATCAGAAAGGCGATGGAGCAGACTCCTTGAGTAATCCCTTCTACCGgtatgagaattaacttcaatgaaatgaTATGGATTGAAACATATTtactgtcaagatctatgaagatagattgaaacacataataagtttaagttaaagtacatagaataaatattgaagtagttcaatataaaaatattaagaaggtgttattttccatgtggaggtttaaaaagacttgagtgtatttgacactcgatgagtaaaaacacatgagtgcttttagatcacgaataatatatacaaaatcagatatcctgtgctctaaagtgttaagagcatataccagaatgattcatgtaatgatcataggACAACAGTaaaaatatccctgagtgctttagaagacccaaggatatatatatatatagttttgtatgggtaatgacaaacaaatcgttgtaaggtgttgcaccgatattagtttggtcacatataaaaaaattcaatctcaattaggctaagtgttgtttaaaaggtatcataatgagctagaagaagtctatgctatatttaggtgagttctaaatattgtgatggattctacaaacgaaagtagagtatgtcattgttttgacaattgatggcgtgtaactcacacgttcgttgggaaccccaagaggaaggtatgatgcgcacagcagcaagttttccctcagaaagaaaccaaggtttatcgaaccaggaggagccaagaagcacgttgaaggttgatggcggcgggatgtagtgcggcacaacaccagggattccggcgccaacgtggaacctgcacaacacaaccaaagtactttgccccaacgaaacagtgaggttgtcaatctcaccggcttgctgtaacaaaggattaaccgtattgtgtggaagatgattgtttgcgtaaaaacaagagaacgatgtgcagtagattgtatttcagtatagagaattggaccggggtccacagttcactagaggtgtctctcccataagataaacagcatgttgggtgaacaaattacagttgggcaattgacaaataaagagggcatcaccatgcacatacatattatgatgagtatagtgagatttaattgggcattacgacaaagtacatagaccgccatccaactgcatctatgcctaaaaagtccaccttcaggttatcatccgaaccccctccagtattaagttgcaaagcaacagacaattgcattaagtatggtgcgtaatgtaatcaacaaatacatccttagacatagcatcaatgttttatccctagtggcaacagcacaacacaaccttagaacttgtcatcctttgtcccagtgtcaatgtaggcatgaacccactatcgagcataaatactccctcttggagttacaagcatctacttggccagagcatctactagtaacggagagcatgcaagatcataaacaacacatagatataactttgataatcaacataacaagtattctctattcatcggatcccaacaaacgcaacatatagaattacagatagatgatcttgatcatgttaggcagctcacaagatccgacaatgaagcacaatggggagaagacaaccatctagctactgctatggacccatagtccaggggtagactactcacacatcactccggaggcgaccatggcggcgtagagtcctccgggagatgattcccctctccggcagggtgccggaggcgatctcctggatcccccgagatgggatcggcggcggcggcgtctctggaaggttttccgtatcgtggctctcggtactgggggtttcgcaacggaggctttaagtaggcggaagggcaggtcggaggcggcacgagggccccacaccacagggccgcgcggccaagggggccgcgccgccctagggtgtggcccctcgtggcccctcttcgtctcctcttcggacttctggaagcttcgtggcaaaataggaccccgggcgttgatttcgtccaattccgagaatatttcgttactaggatttctgaaaccaaaaatagcgtaaaacaaagaatcggcacttcggcatcttgttaataggttagttccagaaaatgcacgaatatgacataaagtgtgcataaaacatgtagataacatcaataatgtggcatggaacataagaaattatcgatacgtcggagacgtatcaacaatgACTAAGGAGTTTTAAGTCacagagttctttgagaacttggtgtaattccgatagtgtcagaactttgaagctatattgtgtgtgacaatattagtgacatatttcagactgcggaattaaggttccaccagaagactgaacatatatgattaatgtcgactcatttggaaaatgagtgatgcgttgagacgcaaatgaattgcaaaatacatacgtttctgagcatgttagatccgttgactgaaacctctcccgtgagcaaaacatgataagcaccagaaggccaaggtgttatatctttacaaatgtaaactagattattgactctagtgcaagtgagagaccgttggagatatgcccgagaggcaataataaaatagttattgttatatcttagtgttcatgataaatgtttacactccatgctataattgtattaaccggaaacattaaaacatgtgtgttgtgtaaacaaacaGAGTACCTAGTAAGcgtctcatttaactagcttgttgattaatagatgatcatggtttcctgatcatgaacatcagatgttattaataacaagatcatatcattaggtgaatgatgtgatggacacacccatagtaagcatagcatgagatcaagtcattaagttcaacttgctataagctttcgatacatagttacctagtccttcgaccatgagatcatgtaaatcacttacaccggaaggatgctttgattacatcaaacgccattgcgtaaatgggtggttataaagatgagattaaatattcagaaagtgtgagttgaggcatatggatcaagagtgggatttgtccatcccgatgatggatggaTATACtcagggccctctcggtggaatgtcgtctaattagcttgcaagcatgtgactaggtcacaagagatgacataccacggtacgagtaaacagtacttgtcggtaacgaggttgaactaggtatggagataccgatgatcgaacctcagacaagtaaagtatcgcgtgacaaagggaatcagtatcgtatgtggatggttctttcgatcacgaagtcatcgttgaatatgtgggagctattatggatctccagatcccgctattagttattgatcagagaggagtctcgatcatatccgcatagttctcgaaccgtagggtgacacacttaaggtttgatgtcgttttaagtagatatggaatatggaatggagttcgaatgttgttcggagtctcggatgggatccaggacatcacgaggagttccgtaatggtccggagaataagattcatatatagtaagtcactttccaagtttgaaaatgatccggtgcatttatggaaggcgctagaatgttctagaaccttccagaagaaatcaccatggaaggtggagtcccgaatggactccaccaaccctagccggccagccaaaggggaaggtggactccatggtggactccacctccatggtcggccataggggaaggaaagggagcaatcccacttcccctaggttttacccatatggaagtttttgagttggactcttattcggattttgggcaaacccttgggggttccacctatataaagagaggcggAGAGAGAGGATGGTTACaccacttggccgcaccaccaaggggctccctggccggcgccccaagccccctctctcccaaaccctagctactccctcctccttcttctcccacaGCGCTTGCGGCGAAGCCctaccggagatctccaccaccactgtcaccacgccgtcgtgctggcgggattccgaggaggatctactacattcgctgcctgctggaacggggagaaggacgtcgtcatcaacaccgaacgtgtgaccgagtacggaggtgctgcccgactgtggtaccgtcaagatcttctacgcgcttttgaaagcggcaagtgatcgactacatcaaccacgagatctaatctcgtaggctttggaatcttcgagggttagtctcacatacatctcgttgctaccatatactagattagatcttggcttgttattcgttcttgcggtagaatttttttgttttttatgctacgaatcccttcaaatcagTCATTCTCAAGCAACCACTATCATCAAACAGAAACACCATCCCATTTTCTTTACCAGGCAACAAAAAATAGAATTTCATAGAATCCTTCAACTCTAAATGATCTTTGGCGAATCCTTTCACTTCCTGCAGAGAGAGTTTATCCCTCTCTATCTATGACAAAGCTTCATCTCCCCCAACATAATCCATATTTGGCCCAATACGGACAAACTCCCCCCATAGTGAAATCGGACAGTCAAAACCTCGCCCAGGTCCATGATTCAAGTGAAATAACAAGCAATGTGCACACTATAAGCCAATGTTTCTATTCCCAACCAAATCAAGGGCAAACTCACAAGAAAAaaaccatctttacagagatccTAACCGCGCTCAAAATTGAGAGAGATGAACCCTAACCCTACTGACGCAAATAAAGGGAAGCGCACATGAAAAGGATGCGGTAAAGGTGCAGATGCTTACCCGCTTCTCCGTCGCGTCGCCGCGTCGTCGGGTTCGTTGCAACGCCGCCGATCAACGCCGGCCGCCATTCTCGTCGCCACAGAGAAGGTGGAAAGCCAGGCCAAGAAGCGGAGACGTCGAGGTGGGCTTCACTAGGCCGGCCCAGTCTTTTATTCAATCGCGCGCCTCCCAGACCCACCGTCCCGACCTTTACTTGCCACGTCACCAATCTCCGTTTGGCTACCATCTCAGTGTTTAATTTGGACCGGGATTTGTTAGTTCAGGGTGCAAACGACAGGAATTTGGACGTGGGGGTTTGATTCGCCGAACCACTACGAATTCAAGGTTTAAAATAGGCTTTTCcctttttcctactagtggctCCAAACAACCAAACACCGAGTAATTTTCGGGCAATCGATGCATTATTATGGCCCTTGGCCGCCTTTATATTATGCATGTATTCCCTCTATCCACATAAGAATGACGATAACACATATAGACATACGCATGTCGACGTTTGGAGTATAAAAAAATTGCATGAGATAAGATGCTGTCTTTGACCGCGGAACACGACGCGATCTATCAGTTATGACTAGAATTCTTCATGCGGAGATAAATTAACAAATCAAACGTTCACATCCAAGGACAGCAAATGTCAAGGATGaagagcatctccagttgcgtcccccaaaccgtcccccaaagggatttggggcgcgccggacagaaaaagcgttccagccgcgtcccccaaagcccttttttgtccggcgcgcccccattcggtgtccggcgccccgagcccgtccccgtcccacaggggacgctccggggacgccggacacaacgaaatgagaggcgaggaggcgcggggccgacgcgtcagcggcacaataaatttttaacctaaccgtcgcgagTGGCGGTGcggttcccgcagcgacgcagcgacggtgcagttcccgcagcgacgcagcgacgcgtcccgtcgcgcctagctctgcgtgccggcgttaatgagcgccaccgctcctccgcctccctccggcctataaaaaggggcgcctctcatcgtccctctcacacacaaaccctagcgcctctcccaaaccctagccgccaccatctctcaacaagactcgacgctatgtctggtagaggcggaggccgacctcgcggccgcggccgtggtcgtggccgcggcatagctgaacgctcgccgtcgccttccacgccgccggcttcatcatcgtcggagatggacgtggagccggacgtcctgttcgagttcgtccacgtcctcaagggcgacccgcgcggcatccagaggctgccggactccttcgccgagtacgtcggcggcgtacgcccgcgcacgatgcatctgcgggagcattcgtgcggctactgccggtggatcgtcaaggcgatctacgatgcgcgcggcaagatgtacctcaacatcggctgggagaagttcgcgcgccaccacagcctccaagccggcttcatcctcgtgttctcctacttcggcaacagggacatgaaagtcaaggtcttcgacgagaggcgctgcctccgggactaccacgtcgacagggactcccacgacgatagcaccgacgaggaggacgactgaatgagtgttgtttcttcgcagcgaatacgtgcacggaggtttctgcctgttcgcttcatcggtagaaccaacaagggcaccatcctcccgctggattttccagtttaggtgactgggtgtgccctcgagtgttctttcttagcagcgaacacaggaaaccttcgatgcacggcttagttaggtttagtttctttgcaaaattttatgtttgtgtccacgacggttcaaactatgtattagtttgtggaaaaccacgttcccaattatgttttcgtgtaaactacgttccaaattatgtattagtttgtggaaattgaaataaaaagccaaaaaaaagtaatttaaatgtttgggggaggcgtttgggggacgcggctggggagcgacatcccccaaacgcggcacgaacaaaacacgtcccccaaacgctcaatccggcgcggtttgggggacgctttgggggacgcgactggagatgctcgaaGCTTTCCCTGGCCCGAGCCAGGCAGCCGGCGCTTTCCAGTCGATCTGACACACACACTTGGCAATGAAATGACCGACAGCGTAAATGCATGGCAAGAATATCTCGCAGACCCGCTCTGATCTGATCGTCCACCTGAACCGAAACAGTCTTTGGGCGACAACGTCACCACGCACACGTGGCCCTCGAAACATGGCACGCTGCAGCCTGAGCGCACCGGACGACTCGCTCACAATGCGCAACAGCTTTCGAGTTCATCCCTATCCCGTCCACCACCTAATCCGTTATCCATCAACAACGGCGTAACCACCTCAGATGGAAGGCCACGTCGCCGGCCGGCCGGCAGCGGCTGCTGACGACGGCGCAGGGGCGCCCGGCCGGGCCGGCTGGCTGACGCCTCCCAGGTGCCCCCCCTGATTTACCGGATTTAAACGCCCACCTACTGCACCAACCCGGCCGCGGCAGCTGCCCGCGCCCGCCGGAGTTGATACACTTGTCCCTGGGATTCCCATCATTGCCCTCGCACATGCCCCTGCTTCCTTCCTTCCCGTCGCGTCCCGCCGTTACTCTACTGCTCCAGCGATGCCACGCAGGAGCGTGCACATGCAATCGCTGACAGTAGACCGGTGCGACACCTGCCAGCGGCCTTCCACGAACACGTCCGTCCACGGTGGAAATTTATGTAGCCGGAGCACTTCGGTTGGAGTAACCGTGGCAGCACGACTGCCCGGCTCCGATGAAGTGCGAACTGTTCGCCGGCGATCGGTTCGGACGCGTCCAGCACCAGGAGCTGTTCGCCGGCTCCATGCTGGTCAATAATTCGGGCTCCATCCATGATCCATTTTCTGCTCCTCGTGGCCATGGTATCCGGCCGGCAGCGCCAGATTACTGTCTGCTAAACAATGCGTACTGTACCAAAGATCGATTTAACAATTCCTAGCACGTACTACGGGGAGCCGTTTCCCATGTGGTCACGGGCGGTGCATACGCCCGTTCTTCCCCCGGTCATGGATCCACGCGACGATCAAGGCGAAGAACCGAGGAATGCTAGTAGCTGGCTAGGCCTGCGCTAGATTTGGCGTCCCGAGATCTAAGCCGTTTTCTTGCTGGCCAACGGTCAACAAACGATGCTACCGCTACTCTGACGGATGCGGTGGCTGGTCCTGTCGCGCCAAACAGACGTCACTTCCGCCGTTACAGTACTCCAGAGGATAGATCATCCTATGACCAGACCAGACCGAGCTACCAGGATATGGCACGGATCGCAAGGCTCAGTCCACTGTTTTGTTTCATCGGCCAGACCTAGTCCGTGGGATCTTCCTTCAGACGAAAGAAATCTCATTGGATGCGCATGGCCAAACGGAaaacgcaaaaaaaaaaaaaaaaattcagagCAGCTGTACTGCAGACAGAACACTGCTCGTTTCTACACTAGTAGGACCGATTCACCAGCGTCCGGGCAGCACGAAGAGGCGGGAGACGCACTGGATTCGGTCGAGTATCCACCAAGATACGACGCAATGGTTTGCCTCATTCTACTCCGAGAAAGGTTCTCATCATCTCACACACTTTGACATGTACACGCAGGATCCATTACCGCGAAAATTATGGCCGCCGGCGCGGCACGCAGGCAGCTtttacgacgacgacgacgagcgaTTCCCCTCGCCGCGCACCGCGCCGGAGGCGACACGGACGAGAACAAGAAAAGTTTGACTAGGTGGTGGCAGGGAAGGGATTACTGGATGCTAGTTCGCAAACAAAAGGAATAATGGCCACTTCTATCTATCTGCACATGATGAAACCGGCGGGGCCGTCCGCCGGCGGACAGCCGGCCGATCACTTCTCAAAACTGGGCTTCTGGCTCCGGGGGAATCCGTCCCGTCTGTCCCATTATTGCAGCGCCGTGCCGCCGTCCACCGATCCTTCGTCACCACCCTGCCGCGACAGAGAAGACGAAATCAACAAAAAGTCAGTTACAGAGAAGACGAATTTAACGGACAGTCAGTTACAGCAGATTGCAACAAACAAACTTGATAATCGGGTGCCGATAGAATAGGGAGGCAGATCCGTAGGGAGCGGCGGGCGGCGGGGTTTACCAGTTTGTGCGGCGCGAGGAGGATGAAGGAGGTGGGGACGCAGGGCGGCGGGGCCTCGAAAAAGGAGAGCGGGAAGTGCTTGAACACGACGCCGACGTCGAAGTAGATGACGCCGGACGAGGGCACGTCGACGCGGATGCTGAGGACGGCGAACCAGAGGAAGAGGTCCTGCGCGGAGACGCCGGAGAGGTCGCTGATCCGGCCGTAGCTGATCTCGCCGGACACGGTGGCGTTGTACCGCAGGTCGACCTCGGCCTTGGCCGTGCAGGGCGCGTCCAGGGACGCCTCG
Coding sequences within it:
- the LOC127345311 gene encoding uncharacterized protein codes for the protein MAMASSRALLMVAVAVAAVWCGEAGSAPTAAAEAAHDVLTAHGLPRGLLPAGIAAFSHDPATGRFEASLDAPCTAKAEVDLRYNATVSGEISYGRISDLSGVSAQDLFLWFAVLSIRVDVPSSGVIYFDVGVVFKHFPLSFFEAPPPCVPTSFILLAPHKLGGDEGSVDGGTALQ